A single genomic interval of Phocoena sinus isolate mPhoSin1 chromosome 15, mPhoSin1.pri, whole genome shotgun sequence harbors:
- the PPL gene encoding periplakin isoform X2, with the protein MNSLFKKRSKGKYSPTVRTRSVSNKELSELIEQLQKNADQVERNIVDTEAKLQSDLARLQEGRQPEHRDSALQKVSDSEKLLYVLEADAAIAKHMKHPQADMIAEDICQLKERVTNLRGKHKQVYNLAVKEVDPQVNWEALVEEKLDKLSSQSFGSDLPLVDHQVEQHNIFHNEVKAIRPHLTKDGGKEQNSELQAKYQKLLAASQARQQHLSSLQDYMQRCTNELYWLDQQAQSRMQYDWSDCNLEYPSRRRQYENFINRNLEAKEERINKLHSEGDQLLAAKHPGRKSIEAHMEAVHADWKEYLNLLICEESHLKYMEDYHQFHKDVKDAQELLRKVDSDLNQKYSPDFKDQYQIELMLRELDDQEKALDKYEHEVRGLQKRGQQVVPLRYRRETPFKPIPVEALCDFESDQGLISRGYSYTLQRNNGESWDLTDSAGNELTAPAVCFMIPPTDPEALALADSLGSQYQSLRQKVTGSRRALQQRHEVLKAENSGDVSDLQGRQLLAGLDKVASDLDRQEKAITGILRPPLEQGRAVQDSAERAKDLKNITNELLRIEPEKASSTAKGEAFMQALPGSGSAALLRTRVEDTQRRYERLVQLLDAAQEKVDIANRLEKSLQQGREVLASYENQLVQEDTVPKSGHALDSKRQELAAMASELQALQALLSEVEQNLQAAKQCSGSLASRFQEHCPDLERQEAEVHKLRQRFDNLCQQVELRVQSLQSTRAAHDAFYSGRDRLLQFLSHIPSYEPQETDGLGQMETKLNNQKNLLDEIARREEEVQKVYTHSQQYQQAVKDYELEAEKLRSLLDLENGRSSHMSKRARLQSPATKVREEETALAAKFTEVNAINRQRLQNLEFALNLLRQAEAGMSHEALPGGKPGSGVEETWKIQRELDEESERRQQLENEVRRAQEEIRTLQNQSPQEAVVRKVLKKVPDPMLEESFQQTQQTLAEEQHKNQLLQKELEALQLRLCALEQEARDGGQEYTVKEVLRIEPDHTQANEVLRLREELEELRRQKGTREAEALLLQQRITALAQEKNQVQEKVTEKDVVKLQNDPQLEAEFRKLQEDQQREHQLREKQEEELSFLQDKLKRLEKERAMAESKIIIKEVLKVEKDVATEREVGDLKRQYEDEAAKARANKREKTGLLRKIWALEEENAKVVVQEKVREIVRPDPKAESEVANLRLELVKQECKYRGAEEQLKSYQSELEVLRSRGPQVEVKEVTKEIIKYKTDPEMEKELQRLREEIIDKTRLIERCDLEIYQLKQEIQSLKEAKPQVQTKEVVQEILQFQEDPQTKEEVESLRAQLSQEQKKQVDLEIERASQEEKIKQKEEELSQVKEKMVQQEVVRYEEEPGLQAEMNAFTESIDAELQQIDGLRGELQQLQRRRAELECQLEELERERQTRREAELEVQHLKQQLAQLEEGEAREKVTLKQKVVLQQDPQQAREHTLLALQLEEERHRRQVLEHELKTLKKKLEHLEKMEVKEKVVISKSIQVERGDTEQEIQKLKSSLEVESQSKRELDAEVSQLEAKLSELEFCNSKSSKELDFLREENHKLQLERQSLQLEARRLQSEIEMVVAETQGLRSMPVAADPGAQLDCRLRSLEQELDDLRQLSRDKDLEIHELQRRLGSVAIKREQRENHLRRSIVVIDPDSGRELSPEEAHRAGLIDWNMFVKLRSQECDWEEISVKGPNGESSVIHDRKSGKKFSIEEALQNGRLTPAQYDRYINKDMSIQELAVLVSGEK; encoded by the exons GACCTGGCCCGGCTGCAGGAGGGCCGGCAGCCGGAGCACCGGGACTCAGCCCTGCAGAAGGTTTCAGACTCAGAGAAGCTGCTGTATGTGCTGGAGGCGGACGCAGCCATCGCCAAGCACATGAAGCACCCCCAGGCGGACATGATCGCCGAGGA CATCTGTCAGCTGAAGGAGCGTGTGACCAACCTCCGCGGGAAACACAAGCAGGTCTACAACCTGGCAGTGAAGGAGGTGGACCCGCAGGTCAACTGGGAAGCGCTGGTGGAGGAAAAGCTG GACAAGCTGAGCAGCCAGAGCTTCGGGTCGGACCTGCCGCTGGTGGACCACCAGGTGGAGCAGCACAACATCTTCCACAATGAAGTCAAGGCCATCAGGCCCCACCTGACCAAGGACGGGGGCAAG GAGCAGAACAGCGAACTCCAGGCCAAGTACCAGAAACTGCTG GCGGCGTCTCAGGCACGGCAGCAGCACCTGAGCTCGCTGCAGGACTACATGCAGCGCTGCACCAATGAGCTGTACTGGCTGGACCAGCAGGCCCAGAGTCGTATGCAGTACGACTGGAGCGACTGCAACCTCGAATACCCCAGCCGCCGGCGCCAGTACGAG AATTTCATCAACCGGAACCTGGAGGCCAAAGAGGAGAGAATTAATAAGCTGCACAGTGAGGGTGACCAGCTGCTTGCCGCCAAGCACCCCGGAAGGAAATCCATTGAG GCTCACATGGAGGCTGTGCATGCAGATTGGAAGGAGTACCTGAACCTGCTCATCTGTGAGGAGAGCCATCTGAAGTACATGGAAGACTACCACCAG TTCCACAAAGACGTGAAGGATGCCCAGGAGCTGCTGCGCAAGGTGGACTCAGACCTGAACCAGAAATACAGTCCCGACTTCAAAGACCAATACCAGATTGAGTTGATGCTGCGGGAGCTGGAC GACCAGGAGAAGGCTCTGGACAAGTATGAGCACGAGGTGCGGGGCCTGCAGAAGCGAGGGCAGCAGGTGGTACCCCTCAGGTACCGCCGGGAGACACCATTCAAGCCCATCCCCGTGGAGGCGCTCTGTGACTTTGAGAGTGACCAG GGCCTAATCTCTCGGGGCTACAGCTACACCCTGCAGAGGAACAACGGGGAGAGCTGGGACCTCACGGACAGCGCAGGGAATGAGCTGACTGCCCCGGCTGTCTGCTTCATGATCCCTCCCACTGACCCCGAGGCCCTGGCTCTGGCCGACAG CCTGGGCAGCCAGTACCAGAGCCTGCGGCAGAAGGTAACTGGGAGCAGAAGGGCGCTCCAGCAGCGGCATGAGGTGCTGAAGGCAGAGAACTCTGGAG ATGTCTCTGACCTGCAGGGCCGGCAGCTGCTGGCCGGCTTGGACAAGGTGGCCAGCGACCTGGACCGGCAGGAGAAGGCCATCACAGGGATCCTGCGGCCGCCGCTGGAGCAGGGCCGGGCCGTGCAGGACAGTGCTGAGCGGGCCAAGGACCTCAAG AACATCACCAACGAGCTGCTACGCATCGAGCCCGAGAAGGCGAGCAGCACGGCCAAGGGCGAGGCATTCATGCAGGCCCTCCCGGGCAGTGGCAGTGCGGCCCTGCTGAGGACGCGGGTGGAGGACACCCAGCGCAGATACGAGCGCCTGGTGCAGCTGCTGGACGCGGCCCAGGAGAA GGTTGACATCGCCAACCGCCTGGAGAAGAGCCTGCAGCAGGGCCGGGAGGTGCTGGCCTCATACGAAAACCAGCTGGTCCAGGAGGACACGGTGCCCAAGAGTGGCCATGCCCTGGACAGCAAGAGGCAGGAGCTGGCG GCCATGGCCTCCGAGCTGCAGGCCCTGCAGGCCCTCCTCAGCGAGGTGGAGCAGAATCTGCAGGCCGCCAAGCAGTGCTCTGGCTCGCTGGCCAGCCGCTTCCAGGAGCACTGCCCGGACCTGGAGCGCCAGGAGGCCGAGGTGCACAAGCTGCGCCAGCGCTTTGACAACCTCTGCCAGCAGGTGGAGCTCAG GGTCCAGAGCCTGCAGAGCACCCGGGCTGCTCACGACGCCTTCTATAGTGGCCGCGACCGCCTCCTGCAGTTCCTGTCCCACATCCCCAGCTACGAGCCCCAGGAGACAGACGGCCTCGGCCAGATGGAGACCAAGTTGAACAACCAGAAG AACCTGCTAGATGAGATAgcaagaagggaagaggaagtaCAGAAAGTCTACACCCACTCCCAGCAGTACCAGCAAGCTGTCAAG GACTATGAGTTGGAAGCAGAGAAACTCAGGTCCCTCCTTGACTTGGAGAATGGAAGAAGCAGCCACATGAGCAAGAGGGCCAGGCTCCAGTCCCCTGCCACCAAAGTGAGGGAAGAG GAAACGGCTCTTGCTGCCAAGTTCACGGAAGTTAATGCCATCAACAGACAGAGGCTGCAGAATCTGGAGTTTGCTCTGAATCTCCTGAGACAG GCTGAGGCAGGCATGAGCCATGAGGCCCTGCCCGGGGGCAAGCCGGGCTCCGGAGTAGAGGAGACGTGGAAGATTCAGAGGGAGCTGGATGAGGAGTCGGAGCGGAGGCAGCAGTTGGAGAATGAGGTCAGGAGAGCCCAGGAGGAGATCCGGACCCTGCAGAACCAGAGCCCACAGGAAGCAGTGGTGAGGAAGGTGCTCAAGAAGGTGCCAGACCCCATGCTGGAGGAGAGCTTCCAGCAGACGCAGCAGACCCTGGCAGAGGAGCAGCACAAGAACCAGCTGCTGCAGAAGGAGCTGGAGGCGCTGCAGCTGCGGCTGTGCGCCCTGGAGCAGGAGGCCAGGGACGGCGGGCAGGAGTACACGGTCAAGGAGGTTCTGCGCATCGAGCCGGACCATACCCAGGCCAACGAGGTCCTGAGGCTGCGGGAGGAGCTGGAGGAGCTGCGGCGGCAGAAGGGCACCCGGGAGGCAGAGGCGCTCCTCCTGCAGCAGCGCATcacagccctggcccaggagaaGAACCAGGTGCAGGAGAAGGTCACCGAGAAGGATGTGGTGAAACTGCAGAATGACCCCCAGCTGGAGGCAGAGTTCCGGAAGCTGCAGGAGGACCAGCAACGGGAGCATCAGCtcagggagaagcaggaggaggagcTGAGCTTCCTCCAGGACAAGCTGAAGAGGCTGGAGAAGGAGCGGGCCATGGCCGAGAGCAAGATCATCATCAAGGAGGTGCTCAAGGTGGAAAAGGATGTGGCAACCGAGAGGGAGGTGGGTGACCTCAAACGCCAGTATGAGGACGAGGCCGCCAAGGCTCGTGCCAACAAGAGGGAGAAAACGGGGCTGCTCCGAAAGATCTGGGCCTTGGAGGAGGAAAATGCCAAAGTGGTCGTGCAGGAAAAAGTGCGGGAGATCGTCCGGCCAGACCCCAAGGCAGAGAGTGAGGTGGCCAACCTCCGCCTGGAGCTGGTCAAGCAGGAGTGCAAGTACCGGGGGGCCGAGGAGCAGCTGAAGAGCTACCAGAGTGAGCTGGAGGTGCTCCGGAGTCGGGGCCCCCAGGTGGAGGTCAAGGAAGTGACAAAGGAGATCATCAAGTACAAGACTGACCCCGAGATGGAGAAAGAGCTTCAGAGGCTCAGGGAGGAGATCATCGACAAGACCAGACTCATCGAAAGGTGTGACCTGGAGATCTACCAGCTGAAGCAGGAGATCCAGTCCCTGAAAGAGGCCAAACCCCAGGTGCAGACCAAGGAGGTGGTCCAGGAGATCCTGCAGTTCCAGGAAGACCCCCAGACCAAAGAGGAAGTGGAGTCTCTGAGGGCCCAGCTGTCACAGGAACAGAAGAAGCAAGTGGATCTGGAAATAGAGAGGGCATCCCAGGAggaaaaaatcaaacagaaggaGGAGGAGCTTTCCCAGGTGAAGGAGAAGATGGTCCAGCAGGAGGTCGTCAGGTACGAGGAGGAGCCGGGCCTGCAGGCCGAGATGAACGCCTTCACCGAGAGCATCGACGCGGAGCTGCAGCAGATCGATGGCCTCCGCGGGGAGCTGCAGCAGCTACAGCGCAGGCGAGCAGAGCTGGAGTGCCAGCTGGAGGAGCTGGAGCGCGAGCGGCAGACACGCAGGGAGGCCGAGCTGGAGGTACAGCACCTGAAGCAGCAGCTGGCccagctggaggagggggaggcccGGGAAAAGGTGACCCTCAAGCAGAAGGTGGTGCTGCAGCAGGACCCCCAGCAGGCCCGGGAGCACACCCTGCTCGCGCTGCAGCTGGAGGAAGAGCGGCACCGGCGGCAGGTCCTGGAGCATGAGCTCAAGACCCTGAAGAAAAAGCTGGAGCACCTAGAGAAGATGGAGGTCAAGGAGAAAGTGGTCATCTCCAAGAGCATCCAGGTGGAGAGAGGTGACACCGAGCAGGAGATTCAGAAGCTAAAGAGCAGCCTGGAGGTGGAGAGCCAGAGCAAGAGGGAGCTGGACGCGGAGGTGAGCCAGCTGGAGGCCAAGCTGTCGGAGCTGGAATTCTGTAATTCCAAGTCATCCAAGGAGCTGGATTTCTTGAGGGAAGAGAACCACAAACTGCAGCTGGAGCGGCAGAGCCTACAGCTCGAGGCCCGCAGGCTCCAGTCCGAAATCGAGATGGTGGTGGCGGAGACGCAGGGCCTAAGGAGCATGCCGGTGGCGGCAGACCCTGGGGCGCAGCTCGACTGCCGCCTCCGGTCCCTGGAGCAGGAGCTGGATGACCTCAGGCAGCTCTCTAGAGACAAAGACCTGGAGATCCACGAGCTGCAGCGACGCCTGGGCTCTGTGGCCATCAAGCGGGAACAAAGGGAGAACCACCTGAGGCGCTCCATCGTGGTCATCGACCCTGACTCGGGCCGCGAGCTGTCCCCAGAGGAAGCCCACCGGGCTGGCCTCATCGACTGGAACATGTTTGTGAAACTCAGGAGCCAGGAGTGCGACTGGGAGGAAATCTCCGTCAAGGGTCCCAACGGGGAGTCCTCTGTGATCCATGACAGGAAGTCTGGCAAGAAGTTCTCCATCGAAGAGGCCCTACAGAACGGAAGACTGACCCCTGCCCAGTACGACCGCTACATCAACAAGGATATGTCCATCCAGGAGCTGGCCGTCCTGGTGTCCGGGGAGAAGTAG
- the PPL gene encoding periplakin isoform X1, with protein sequence MNSLFKKRSKGKYSPTVRTRSVSNKELSELIEQLQKNADQVERNIVDTEAKLQSDLARLQEGRQPEHRDSALQKVSDSEKLLYVLEADAAIAKHMKHPQADMIAEDICQLKERVTNLRGKHKQVYNLAVKEVDPQVNWEALVEEKLDKLSSQSFGSDLPLVDHQVEQHNIFHNEVKAIRPHLTKDGGKEQNSELQAKYQKLLAASQARQQHLSSLQDYMQRCTNELYWLDQQAQSRMQYDWSDCNLEYPSRRRQYENFINRNLEAKEERINKLHSEGDQLLAAKHPGRKSIEAHMEAVHADWKEYLNLLICEESHLKYMEDYHQFHKDVKDAQELLRKVDSDLNQKYSPDFKDQYQIELMLRELDDQEKALDKYEHEVRGLQKRGQQVVPLRYRRETPFKPIPVEALCDFESDQGLISRGYSYTLQRNNGESWDLTDSAGNELTAPAVCFMIPPTDPEALALADSLGSQYQSLRQKVTGSRRALQQRHEVLKAENSGDVSDLQGRQLLAGLDKVASDLDRQEKAITGILRPPLEQGRAVQDSAERAKDLKNITNELLRIEPEKASSTAKGEAFMQALPGSGSAALLRTRVEDTQRRYERLVQLLDAAQEKVDIANRLEKSLQQGREVLASYENQLVQEDTVPKSGHALDSKRQELAAMASELQALQALLSEVEQNLQAAKQCSGSLASRFQEHCPDLERQEAEVHKLRQRFDNLCQQVELRVQSLQSTRAAHDAFYSGRDRLLQFLSHIPSYEPQETDGLGQMETKLNNQKNLLDEIARREEEVQKVYTHSQQYQQAVKDYELEAEKLRSLLDLENGRSSHMSKRARLQSPATKVREEETALAAKFTEVNAINRQRLQNLEFALNLLRQQAEAGMSHEALPGGKPGSGVEETWKIQRELDEESERRQQLENEVRRAQEEIRTLQNQSPQEAVVRKVLKKVPDPMLEESFQQTQQTLAEEQHKNQLLQKELEALQLRLCALEQEARDGGQEYTVKEVLRIEPDHTQANEVLRLREELEELRRQKGTREAEALLLQQRITALAQEKNQVQEKVTEKDVVKLQNDPQLEAEFRKLQEDQQREHQLREKQEEELSFLQDKLKRLEKERAMAESKIIIKEVLKVEKDVATEREVGDLKRQYEDEAAKARANKREKTGLLRKIWALEEENAKVVVQEKVREIVRPDPKAESEVANLRLELVKQECKYRGAEEQLKSYQSELEVLRSRGPQVEVKEVTKEIIKYKTDPEMEKELQRLREEIIDKTRLIERCDLEIYQLKQEIQSLKEAKPQVQTKEVVQEILQFQEDPQTKEEVESLRAQLSQEQKKQVDLEIERASQEEKIKQKEEELSQVKEKMVQQEVVRYEEEPGLQAEMNAFTESIDAELQQIDGLRGELQQLQRRRAELECQLEELERERQTRREAELEVQHLKQQLAQLEEGEAREKVTLKQKVVLQQDPQQAREHTLLALQLEEERHRRQVLEHELKTLKKKLEHLEKMEVKEKVVISKSIQVERGDTEQEIQKLKSSLEVESQSKRELDAEVSQLEAKLSELEFCNSKSSKELDFLREENHKLQLERQSLQLEARRLQSEIEMVVAETQGLRSMPVAADPGAQLDCRLRSLEQELDDLRQLSRDKDLEIHELQRRLGSVAIKREQRENHLRRSIVVIDPDSGRELSPEEAHRAGLIDWNMFVKLRSQECDWEEISVKGPNGESSVIHDRKSGKKFSIEEALQNGRLTPAQYDRYINKDMSIQELAVLVSGEK encoded by the exons GACCTGGCCCGGCTGCAGGAGGGCCGGCAGCCGGAGCACCGGGACTCAGCCCTGCAGAAGGTTTCAGACTCAGAGAAGCTGCTGTATGTGCTGGAGGCGGACGCAGCCATCGCCAAGCACATGAAGCACCCCCAGGCGGACATGATCGCCGAGGA CATCTGTCAGCTGAAGGAGCGTGTGACCAACCTCCGCGGGAAACACAAGCAGGTCTACAACCTGGCAGTGAAGGAGGTGGACCCGCAGGTCAACTGGGAAGCGCTGGTGGAGGAAAAGCTG GACAAGCTGAGCAGCCAGAGCTTCGGGTCGGACCTGCCGCTGGTGGACCACCAGGTGGAGCAGCACAACATCTTCCACAATGAAGTCAAGGCCATCAGGCCCCACCTGACCAAGGACGGGGGCAAG GAGCAGAACAGCGAACTCCAGGCCAAGTACCAGAAACTGCTG GCGGCGTCTCAGGCACGGCAGCAGCACCTGAGCTCGCTGCAGGACTACATGCAGCGCTGCACCAATGAGCTGTACTGGCTGGACCAGCAGGCCCAGAGTCGTATGCAGTACGACTGGAGCGACTGCAACCTCGAATACCCCAGCCGCCGGCGCCAGTACGAG AATTTCATCAACCGGAACCTGGAGGCCAAAGAGGAGAGAATTAATAAGCTGCACAGTGAGGGTGACCAGCTGCTTGCCGCCAAGCACCCCGGAAGGAAATCCATTGAG GCTCACATGGAGGCTGTGCATGCAGATTGGAAGGAGTACCTGAACCTGCTCATCTGTGAGGAGAGCCATCTGAAGTACATGGAAGACTACCACCAG TTCCACAAAGACGTGAAGGATGCCCAGGAGCTGCTGCGCAAGGTGGACTCAGACCTGAACCAGAAATACAGTCCCGACTTCAAAGACCAATACCAGATTGAGTTGATGCTGCGGGAGCTGGAC GACCAGGAGAAGGCTCTGGACAAGTATGAGCACGAGGTGCGGGGCCTGCAGAAGCGAGGGCAGCAGGTGGTACCCCTCAGGTACCGCCGGGAGACACCATTCAAGCCCATCCCCGTGGAGGCGCTCTGTGACTTTGAGAGTGACCAG GGCCTAATCTCTCGGGGCTACAGCTACACCCTGCAGAGGAACAACGGGGAGAGCTGGGACCTCACGGACAGCGCAGGGAATGAGCTGACTGCCCCGGCTGTCTGCTTCATGATCCCTCCCACTGACCCCGAGGCCCTGGCTCTGGCCGACAG CCTGGGCAGCCAGTACCAGAGCCTGCGGCAGAAGGTAACTGGGAGCAGAAGGGCGCTCCAGCAGCGGCATGAGGTGCTGAAGGCAGAGAACTCTGGAG ATGTCTCTGACCTGCAGGGCCGGCAGCTGCTGGCCGGCTTGGACAAGGTGGCCAGCGACCTGGACCGGCAGGAGAAGGCCATCACAGGGATCCTGCGGCCGCCGCTGGAGCAGGGCCGGGCCGTGCAGGACAGTGCTGAGCGGGCCAAGGACCTCAAG AACATCACCAACGAGCTGCTACGCATCGAGCCCGAGAAGGCGAGCAGCACGGCCAAGGGCGAGGCATTCATGCAGGCCCTCCCGGGCAGTGGCAGTGCGGCCCTGCTGAGGACGCGGGTGGAGGACACCCAGCGCAGATACGAGCGCCTGGTGCAGCTGCTGGACGCGGCCCAGGAGAA GGTTGACATCGCCAACCGCCTGGAGAAGAGCCTGCAGCAGGGCCGGGAGGTGCTGGCCTCATACGAAAACCAGCTGGTCCAGGAGGACACGGTGCCCAAGAGTGGCCATGCCCTGGACAGCAAGAGGCAGGAGCTGGCG GCCATGGCCTCCGAGCTGCAGGCCCTGCAGGCCCTCCTCAGCGAGGTGGAGCAGAATCTGCAGGCCGCCAAGCAGTGCTCTGGCTCGCTGGCCAGCCGCTTCCAGGAGCACTGCCCGGACCTGGAGCGCCAGGAGGCCGAGGTGCACAAGCTGCGCCAGCGCTTTGACAACCTCTGCCAGCAGGTGGAGCTCAG GGTCCAGAGCCTGCAGAGCACCCGGGCTGCTCACGACGCCTTCTATAGTGGCCGCGACCGCCTCCTGCAGTTCCTGTCCCACATCCCCAGCTACGAGCCCCAGGAGACAGACGGCCTCGGCCAGATGGAGACCAAGTTGAACAACCAGAAG AACCTGCTAGATGAGATAgcaagaagggaagaggaagtaCAGAAAGTCTACACCCACTCCCAGCAGTACCAGCAAGCTGTCAAG GACTATGAGTTGGAAGCAGAGAAACTCAGGTCCCTCCTTGACTTGGAGAATGGAAGAAGCAGCCACATGAGCAAGAGGGCCAGGCTCCAGTCCCCTGCCACCAAAGTGAGGGAAGAG GAAACGGCTCTTGCTGCCAAGTTCACGGAAGTTAATGCCATCAACAGACAGAGGCTGCAGAATCTGGAGTTTGCTCTGAATCTCCTGAGACAG CAGGCTGAGGCAGGCATGAGCCATGAGGCCCTGCCCGGGGGCAAGCCGGGCTCCGGAGTAGAGGAGACGTGGAAGATTCAGAGGGAGCTGGATGAGGAGTCGGAGCGGAGGCAGCAGTTGGAGAATGAGGTCAGGAGAGCCCAGGAGGAGATCCGGACCCTGCAGAACCAGAGCCCACAGGAAGCAGTGGTGAGGAAGGTGCTCAAGAAGGTGCCAGACCCCATGCTGGAGGAGAGCTTCCAGCAGACGCAGCAGACCCTGGCAGAGGAGCAGCACAAGAACCAGCTGCTGCAGAAGGAGCTGGAGGCGCTGCAGCTGCGGCTGTGCGCCCTGGAGCAGGAGGCCAGGGACGGCGGGCAGGAGTACACGGTCAAGGAGGTTCTGCGCATCGAGCCGGACCATACCCAGGCCAACGAGGTCCTGAGGCTGCGGGAGGAGCTGGAGGAGCTGCGGCGGCAGAAGGGCACCCGGGAGGCAGAGGCGCTCCTCCTGCAGCAGCGCATcacagccctggcccaggagaaGAACCAGGTGCAGGAGAAGGTCACCGAGAAGGATGTGGTGAAACTGCAGAATGACCCCCAGCTGGAGGCAGAGTTCCGGAAGCTGCAGGAGGACCAGCAACGGGAGCATCAGCtcagggagaagcaggaggaggagcTGAGCTTCCTCCAGGACAAGCTGAAGAGGCTGGAGAAGGAGCGGGCCATGGCCGAGAGCAAGATCATCATCAAGGAGGTGCTCAAGGTGGAAAAGGATGTGGCAACCGAGAGGGAGGTGGGTGACCTCAAACGCCAGTATGAGGACGAGGCCGCCAAGGCTCGTGCCAACAAGAGGGAGAAAACGGGGCTGCTCCGAAAGATCTGGGCCTTGGAGGAGGAAAATGCCAAAGTGGTCGTGCAGGAAAAAGTGCGGGAGATCGTCCGGCCAGACCCCAAGGCAGAGAGTGAGGTGGCCAACCTCCGCCTGGAGCTGGTCAAGCAGGAGTGCAAGTACCGGGGGGCCGAGGAGCAGCTGAAGAGCTACCAGAGTGAGCTGGAGGTGCTCCGGAGTCGGGGCCCCCAGGTGGAGGTCAAGGAAGTGACAAAGGAGATCATCAAGTACAAGACTGACCCCGAGATGGAGAAAGAGCTTCAGAGGCTCAGGGAGGAGATCATCGACAAGACCAGACTCATCGAAAGGTGTGACCTGGAGATCTACCAGCTGAAGCAGGAGATCCAGTCCCTGAAAGAGGCCAAACCCCAGGTGCAGACCAAGGAGGTGGTCCAGGAGATCCTGCAGTTCCAGGAAGACCCCCAGACCAAAGAGGAAGTGGAGTCTCTGAGGGCCCAGCTGTCACAGGAACAGAAGAAGCAAGTGGATCTGGAAATAGAGAGGGCATCCCAGGAggaaaaaatcaaacagaaggaGGAGGAGCTTTCCCAGGTGAAGGAGAAGATGGTCCAGCAGGAGGTCGTCAGGTACGAGGAGGAGCCGGGCCTGCAGGCCGAGATGAACGCCTTCACCGAGAGCATCGACGCGGAGCTGCAGCAGATCGATGGCCTCCGCGGGGAGCTGCAGCAGCTACAGCGCAGGCGAGCAGAGCTGGAGTGCCAGCTGGAGGAGCTGGAGCGCGAGCGGCAGACACGCAGGGAGGCCGAGCTGGAGGTACAGCACCTGAAGCAGCAGCTGGCccagctggaggagggggaggcccGGGAAAAGGTGACCCTCAAGCAGAAGGTGGTGCTGCAGCAGGACCCCCAGCAGGCCCGGGAGCACACCCTGCTCGCGCTGCAGCTGGAGGAAGAGCGGCACCGGCGGCAGGTCCTGGAGCATGAGCTCAAGACCCTGAAGAAAAAGCTGGAGCACCTAGAGAAGATGGAGGTCAAGGAGAAAGTGGTCATCTCCAAGAGCATCCAGGTGGAGAGAGGTGACACCGAGCAGGAGATTCAGAAGCTAAAGAGCAGCCTGGAGGTGGAGAGCCAGAGCAAGAGGGAGCTGGACGCGGAGGTGAGCCAGCTGGAGGCCAAGCTGTCGGAGCTGGAATTCTGTAATTCCAAGTCATCCAAGGAGCTGGATTTCTTGAGGGAAGAGAACCACAAACTGCAGCTGGAGCGGCAGAGCCTACAGCTCGAGGCCCGCAGGCTCCAGTCCGAAATCGAGATGGTGGTGGCGGAGACGCAGGGCCTAAGGAGCATGCCGGTGGCGGCAGACCCTGGGGCGCAGCTCGACTGCCGCCTCCGGTCCCTGGAGCAGGAGCTGGATGACCTCAGGCAGCTCTCTAGAGACAAAGACCTGGAGATCCACGAGCTGCAGCGACGCCTGGGCTCTGTGGCCATCAAGCGGGAACAAAGGGAGAACCACCTGAGGCGCTCCATCGTGGTCATCGACCCTGACTCGGGCCGCGAGCTGTCCCCAGAGGAAGCCCACCGGGCTGGCCTCATCGACTGGAACATGTTTGTGAAACTCAGGAGCCAGGAGTGCGACTGGGAGGAAATCTCCGTCAAGGGTCCCAACGGGGAGTCCTCTGTGATCCATGACAGGAAGTCTGGCAAGAAGTTCTCCATCGAAGAGGCCCTACAGAACGGAAGACTGACCCCTGCCCAGTACGACCGCTACATCAACAAGGATATGTCCATCCAGGAGCTGGCCGTCCTGGTGTCCGGGGAGAAGTAG